A window of the Methanofastidiosum sp. genome harbors these coding sequences:
- a CDS encoding VCBS repeat-containing protein produces MQKSLGLILTFIFIFATFGQVSSEDLIKWRHHTAEEVKGASLGDLDGDGRFDVVVASGDYVYVLDVFGQEIWKRKAINFVNSVSAGDLDGDGRSDVAVGLINNGIEVFNSDGDKLWEYWMRTPIQKIILKDIDSDGYGEVIAISHNKTFLDNAWVIINHDGCVRFQSKDLFFPNFEIMGYYSGTSKKWEADNELRLFIAEDINGDEYTEFIASTRLNDVIVFDYNRNPLWGYHFDYPITSLSVGDVERDGFKEVLLGVNKKLIILTKDGFNLKEYSFDGDVRAANAFKNDLNTSFVIVGKENTLYAYDWDKELFNHKFDGNINLIYYDNLDYKNEIEIIVGTNDGAYILSPTGKRLFTYRTYSPVIDIFTINLDYKGEKELIIASTDVDAITYQELKEIQVPVPQTDQQQREETIRRANAIFNTGKALYDVREYQSAIDRFKEARTLYQSVSYTEGINNSGTFISNATIYLQAKSFEDQALSLKDERKYEEAKSTYQTAKDLYSAMNDTAKIQETDQKIIEIDDLIRAEALSRLLMYVAIIGAILVVAGIVFFFFRKRKKSKQGA; encoded by the coding sequence ATGCAAAAAAGTTTAGGTTTAATTTTAACATTTATTTTTATTTTTGCAACCTTCGGCCAAGTTTCTTCTGAAGATTTAATTAAATGGCGCCACCACACTGCTGAAGAAGTTAAAGGAGCTTCTTTGGGGGATCTGGATGGTGACGGTAGGTTTGATGTTGTTGTCGCTAGTGGGGACTATGTTTATGTTCTTGATGTCTTTGGTCAAGAAATATGGAAAAGAAAAGCAATTAATTTTGTTAACAGTGTGTCTGCTGGAGACCTTGATGGCGATGGAAGAAGTGATGTAGCAGTTGGACTTATTAATAACGGAATAGAAGTTTTTAACTCAGATGGCGATAAACTTTGGGAATATTGGATGCGGACGCCAATTCAAAAGATAATACTCAAAGACATCGATTCTGATGGCTATGGCGAAGTAATAGCCATATCTCACAATAAAACATTTCTTGATAATGCTTGGGTGATAATTAATCACGATGGCTGTGTCAGATTCCAGAGTAAAGACCTATTTTTCCCAAATTTTGAAATTATGGGTTATTATAGCGGGACTTCAAAAAAATGGGAAGCTGATAACGAACTAAGATTATTCATCGCCGAGGATATAAATGGAGATGAATATACAGAATTTATTGCCTCTACAAGATTAAATGACGTCATAGTTTTTGATTATAATAGGAATCCTTTATGGGGTTACCATTTTGACTACCCTATAACCTCTCTATCTGTAGGTGATGTGGAAAGAGACGGATTTAAAGAGGTATTGTTAGGGGTTAACAAAAAACTTATTATTCTTACAAAAGATGGATTTAATCTGAAAGAATATTCTTTTGATGGTGATGTGAGAGCGGCTAATGCATTTAAGAATGATTTGAATACTTCTTTTGTAATCGTTGGCAAAGAAAATACACTTTATGCCTATGATTGGGATAAAGAATTGTTTAATCATAAATTTGATGGAAATATTAATCTAATTTACTATGATAATCTTGATTATAAAAATGAAATTGAAATAATAGTAGGAACTAACGATGGTGCGTATATCTTAAGCCCCACTGGCAAGAGGCTTTTTACATATAGGACTTATTCTCCCGTAATAGATATATTTACTATTAATCTTGATTATAAGGGCGAGAAAGAATTAATAATTGCTTCTACCGATGTAGATGCAATTACATATCAAGAACTAAAAGAAATCCAGGTTCCAGTTCCTCAAACAGATCAACAACAAAGAGAAGAAACTATAAGAAGGGCAAATGCTATTTTTAATACTGGGAAAGCTCTATACGACGTCAGAGAATATCAGTCAGCCATTGATAGATTTAAAGAAGCAAGAACATTGTACCAATCCGTTTCTTACACTGAAGGAATCAACAATTCAGGAACTTTTATTTCAAATGCAACAATTTACCTTCAAGCAAAATCATTTGAGGACCAGGCTCTTTCTCTAAAGGATGAAAGAAAATATGAAGAAGCCAAATCTACCTATCAGACTGCAAAAGATCTTTATTCAGCAATGAATGATACTGCAAAAATTCAAGAGACGGATCAAAAAATAATCGAGATTGATGATCTAATTAGGGCTGAAGCTTTATCTAGGCTTCTAATGTACGTTGCTATTATTGGAGCAATATTGGTCGTAGCAGGAATTGTATTTTTCTTCTTCAGAAAAAGGAAAAAATCTAAACAAGGTGCTTAA
- a CDS encoding winged helix-turn-helix transcriptional regulator: MIIMKMNKKGIKILRSLLAIKGFPQKNKIAEETGLSIQTVTPFINKMIDDGVVKGFTAIIEPDKLGYHQVHFLLNIQKGTNEEAINFLKNMDRVLYVTSGFGNSDCQLVVAIPADRTDLIPNYMESMRQSGIFKSEMSIHVVTKSHFPLPDFLRNEDLE; this comes from the coding sequence GTGATAATAATGAAAATGAACAAAAAAGGAATTAAAATTCTAAGATCCCTCCTTGCAATCAAAGGTTTCCCTCAGAAAAATAAGATTGCTGAAGAAACGGGACTATCCATACAGACAGTAACACCTTTCATTAACAAAATGATAGACGATGGGGTGGTAAAAGGATTTACGGCCATTATAGAGCCTGATAAATTAGGGTACCACCAGGTTCATTTTCTCTTGAATATCCAAAAAGGAACAAATGAAGAGGCAATTAATTTCCTCAAGAACATGGACAGAGTTCTCTATGTGACATCTGGATTTGGTAATTCAGACTGCCAGTTAGTCGTGGCAATACCTGCTGACAGGACAGACCTAATTCCAAATTACATGGAATCGATGAGACAATCTGGAATATTCAAGAGTGAAATGAGTATTCACGTAGTAACAAAGAGTCACTTCCCGTTACCGGATTTCCTTAGAAATGAAGACCTAGAATAA
- a CDS encoding oligosaccharide repeat unit polymerase, which translates to MKYLNSIFPFLEKEFSSSIINKSSLKFFRILDKFPPFPFQIGIFDQSLQDSKFLKFSPLLVIISILLFFSFSDHPLSPMGTLVLVLGTVAFYFGTILNIPKVKRINRKYFFPLLIIFSIFFLLSIIQIESFGFYVKLSLIPLILIGMTERQNKDFFVSLLMISIVILLNGFWALSFPFIFFSLLYLFLTYEGRIIKYLEDNTYNLIFILLSLGFIFYVLGLIIAGGIPLFDVQARNSLDPFFTMVSHLFPMGSILLISYVGLTNKYTYKKARFISIFFTFISLFLMALLGYRTQVIFVLLGALISGSMVGIWKKSELLIIGLGALISLFALTMTRDLILGVNLSLFDSLKTRISLTTDVMDILSNMGGVFGLTNGAIHIATHPYLARLMPGVAYSPRRMIAVLVGERSVSVTSSIFGPLVIDFGILGVIVGMAFLGFFLSNLYKKAESTQGERKIILVGLYSMVLSYTLIGIETGIVDLEVLLLFMISLAYLLFIINKKII; encoded by the coding sequence ATGAAGTATTTGAATAGTATATTCCCTTTCCTAGAAAAAGAGTTTTCAAGTAGCATTATTAATAAGTCCTCCTTAAAATTTTTTAGAATTCTTGATAAATTTCCGCCATTTCCTTTCCAGATAGGGATTTTTGATCAATCTCTTCAGGACTCAAAATTCTTGAAATTTTCCCCTTTATTGGTGATAATTTCGATATTGCTATTTTTTAGTTTTTCAGACCACCCCCTTTCTCCAATGGGAACTCTCGTACTCGTTTTGGGAACAGTTGCTTTTTATTTTGGAACTATCCTTAATATTCCAAAGGTAAAAAGGATTAATCGAAAATATTTTTTCCCTCTTCTGATTATTTTTTCAATATTTTTTTTACTCAGTATTATCCAGATTGAATCTTTTGGATTCTATGTAAAATTAAGTCTAATACCATTAATACTTATAGGTATGACCGAAAGACAAAACAAAGATTTCTTTGTTTCTCTTTTGATGATAAGTATAGTTATATTACTAAATGGGTTCTGGGCACTATCCTTCCCATTTATCTTTTTCAGTTTACTATACCTTTTCTTAACTTATGAAGGAAGAATAATAAAATACTTAGAGGATAATACTTACAACTTAATATTTATCCTTCTATCTTTAGGTTTTATTTTTTATGTACTTGGGCTAATAATTGCAGGGGGGATACCCCTTTTTGATGTTCAAGCTAGAAACTCTCTGGATCCTTTCTTCACCATGGTTTCCCATCTCTTTCCCATGGGGTCTATACTATTAATTTCATACGTTGGATTGACAAATAAATATACATACAAAAAAGCAAGATTTATTTCAATTTTCTTTACATTTATCTCCCTTTTCTTAATGGCATTACTGGGATATAGAACCCAAGTTATTTTTGTACTACTGGGGGCATTAATCTCTGGATCAATGGTAGGAATATGGAAGAAGTCAGAACTACTAATAATCGGTTTAGGAGCTCTTATTTCACTATTTGCCTTAACTATGACACGAGACTTAATATTGGGCGTCAATCTTTCCCTCTTTGACTCACTTAAGACTAGAATAAGCCTTACTACTGATGTCATGGATATTCTATCCAATATGGGCGGTGTATTTGGTTTAACAAATGGAGCAATTCACATTGCAACTCACCCATACCTTGCTAGATTAATGCCCGGAGTGGCGTATTCGCCAAGAAGAATGATAGCGGTACTTGTGGGAGAAAGATCAGTTTCCGTTACTTCTAGCATATTTGGGCCACTAGTTATTGATTTTGGTATACTCGGTGTAATAGTGGGCATGGCATTTTTAGGATTCTTCTTGTCAAATCTTTATAAAAAAGCCGAAAGTACACAAGGAGAAAGAAAAATTATCCTGGTAGGTTTATATAGCATGGTGTTGAGTTATACTCTTATTGGCATTGAGACAGGCATAGTTGATCTAGAGGTTTTATTATTATTTATGATTTCATTAGCTTATCTTCTTTTTATAATTAATAAAAAAATTATTTAA
- a CDS encoding MFS transporter, with the protein MNNREKIVIYSLIGFCINISYISGNLFISNLSEVLGASKSFIGVINAVLPFFSILSAPFFARKAARLRRKLPIIRTGLIVGAFFSILLFFSYDKLLIFIFRMGMGVSFGATMGLTNSLATEIGTEKRGRYFGIYTAACSFGWAIGSLLVGIVITQKYNNAFLIPVVFLTIGFIATLFAKEKYTASDYFGIDFQTIKKFLPFYRTLFLRHSVATALWAFLPLYLEFTLGFDRLVISSIFFINNSLQVITMPLVGHLSDRIKKTYLVFTGLIGSFIFIFIFTVIKNPIEFMLLQILVASSWALIYLGTSSLVTSYSNWNERGEAMSGLSMTLNLSNIVGPLFGGIIYGLSDFVTMLYLLLPLCFLAIISSIFLKDKE; encoded by the coding sequence ATGAACAATAGAGAAAAAATAGTAATTTATTCTTTGATAGGATTCTGTATAAATATTTCATATATTAGTGGAAATTTATTTATTTCAAATCTCTCTGAAGTACTAGGAGCTTCCAAATCTTTTATTGGCGTAATAAATGCAGTCTTGCCATTCTTTTCAATTTTAAGTGCGCCTTTCTTTGCAAGAAAAGCTGCTAGGTTAAGAAGAAAACTTCCGATTATAAGAACGGGCCTTATAGTAGGTGCATTTTTCTCAATATTGCTCTTTTTTTCATATGACAAATTATTGATCTTTATTTTTAGGATGGGAATGGGGGTATCTTTCGGCGCAACAATGGGCCTTACTAACTCCCTTGCAACTGAAATTGGCACTGAAAAAAGAGGAAGATATTTTGGGATCTATACTGCCGCATGTTCATTCGGATGGGCTATTGGATCACTTCTTGTTGGCATTGTAATAACACAAAAATATAACAATGCTTTTCTCATACCTGTTGTATTCCTTACAATAGGTTTCATTGCCACTCTTTTTGCTAAAGAAAAATATACCGCTTCAGATTACTTTGGAATTGATTTTCAAACAATCAAGAAATTTCTTCCCTTTTATAGAACTTTATTTTTAAGACATTCAGTAGCTACAGCTTTGTGGGCATTTTTACCTCTATACCTTGAGTTTACATTGGGGTTTGATAGGCTTGTAATATCATCAATTTTTTTCATTAATAATTCCCTGCAAGTTATAACTATGCCATTAGTTGGCCATCTATCTGACAGGATAAAGAAAACATATCTTGTATTCACAGGATTAATTGGGTCATTTATCTTCATTTTTATTTTTACAGTAATAAAAAATCCTATTGAATTTATGTTACTTCAGATATTAGTTGCGTCCTCATGGGCACTAATATATCTAGGAACCTCTTCTCTAGTCACATCATACTCTAATTGGAATGAACGGGGAGAGGCAATGTCAGGACTTTCCATGACCTTAAATCTTTCTAATATAGTTGGCCCATTATTTGGGGGAATTATCTATGGATTATCTGATTTTGTCACCATGTTATATCTATTATTACCTCTTTGTTTTCTGGCAATTATTTCATCCATTTTTTTAAAAGATAAGGAATAA
- a CDS encoding Trm112 family protein, whose protein sequence is MDKKLLDILACPVCKSDIYEEKEELVCVKCKRRYPVREGIPIMLEEEARIE, encoded by the coding sequence ATTGATAAAAAACTTCTCGATATTTTAGCATGTCCTGTCTGTAAATCCGACATATATGAAGAAAAGGAAGAGCTGGTATGCGTTAAGTGTAAACGAAGATATCCAGTTAGAGAAGGTATCCCTATAATGCTTGAGGAAGAAGCAAGAATCGAGTGA
- a CDS encoding hydroxyacid dehydrogenase — MKILVASDIAEEGISKLKNEFEVDVKKGISKEEIMSIIENYDGVIVRSKPNITEDIIKKGKNLKVVARAGVGLDNVDVKCCQGLGVKVVNSPQASSDSVAELAFGLMLAVSRNIPRADRLTRAKRWEKKSLMGHELNGKTLGIVGFGRIGRNIGKMAKACGMSLIAYDPLLTDEQIRSGDAEPVTFDKLIERSDVITLHVPLIESTRHMISDKEFEKMKNNTIIINTSRGGIIDEEALCKALSSGKLLGAGLDVFEEEPPINSKLIEYENVVLTQHIGASTHEAQKRAGIMIAEEVIKTLKNK, encoded by the coding sequence ATGAAGATTCTTGTTGCATCAGATATTGCAGAAGAAGGTATATCCAAACTCAAAAATGAGTTTGAAGTTGATGTAAAAAAAGGTATTTCTAAAGAAGAGATTATGTCCATTATAGAAAATTATGATGGAGTAATTGTTAGAAGCAAGCCAAATATAACTGAAGACATAATAAAAAAAGGAAAAAATCTAAAGGTTGTGGCTAGAGCTGGGGTCGGACTGGATAATGTAGACGTCAAATGCTGCCAGGGATTGGGTGTAAAAGTAGTTAACTCACCTCAAGCAAGTTCAGATTCTGTAGCAGAGCTAGCTTTTGGATTAATGTTAGCCGTTTCAAGAAATATTCCGCGAGCGGATAGATTGACAAGGGCAAAAAGATGGGAGAAAAAATCTCTCATGGGGCATGAACTCAACGGTAAAACATTGGGCATTGTTGGATTTGGAAGAATTGGAAGAAATATTGGTAAAATGGCCAAAGCTTGTGGTATGAGCTTAATAGCCTACGATCCTTTGTTAACAGATGAACAAATAAGAAGCGGTGATGCTGAACCTGTTACTTTTGACAAGTTAATCGAAAGAAGTGACGTAATAACTTTACACGTACCTTTAATTGAATCGACAAGGCATATGATTTCAGACAAAGAATTTGAAAAAATGAAAAATAATACAATCATAATCAATACCTCAAGAGGAGGAATAATTGATGAGGAAGCTCTTTGTAAGGCACTATCATCTGGGAAACTCCTGGGGGCAGGTCTTGATGTTTTTGAAGAAGAACCACCAATTAATAGCAAACTTATAGAGTATGAAAATGTGGTTCTGACGCAGCATATTGGTGCTTCTACTCACGAAGCTCAGAAGAGAGCAGGAATAATGATTGCAGAAGAGGTAATAAAAACTTTAAAAAATAAATAA
- a CDS encoding PQQ-binding-like beta-propeller repeat protein has product MKKITLFLVIMLVNISIMNVFADELSWSYETGDDVASVMASSDGGYIAVGSYDNYVYLFTKSGTQLWKFQTGSNVESVSISSNGQYIAAGSWDKRVYLLNKSGQKIWDKITTGEVYYVTITPDGNYITAITKNYSVFVYDKNGNQINTYNSRDRLATSSVSPDGSFILAGTNDSIIFMLSKSGDRVWEYKTGGNVQSISLTPTASSVAAGAFDSKVYLFDKKGTLLWSKPTAAATHLVSINKDGSKIFAADLNDNIYLFDSSGRQLFKRNLKDKANSVSMTPTGDYIALSSLDRVISLLDGSGKLLWSKENESAINSLFLTSDRKLVVGSKDNKIYFYDLSPYIVSGTTPPTTPDSTPADGGPTTVPDTKPPVTTDDNPPPETVPDTIPATSGSFPYIYIVPIVLVIAVIAGVLFMKKGKTPTTTPKSNVETPPKEESKCPYCGSPIEKGVKFCGGCGNDLQEKVELKCPNCGASIGKDGSFCPECGQKI; this is encoded by the coding sequence ATGAAAAAAATTACCTTATTTTTAGTCATAATGTTAGTCAATATCTCTATAATGAATGTTTTTGCAGATGAACTATCTTGGAGTTACGAAACAGGAGATGATGTAGCATCTGTCATGGCCTCTTCTGACGGAGGATATATCGCAGTTGGATCTTATGATAATTATGTCTACCTTTTCACTAAGAGTGGAACACAGTTGTGGAAATTTCAAACAGGTAGCAATGTAGAATCTGTATCTATATCTTCAAATGGCCAGTATATTGCAGCTGGATCTTGGGACAAGAGAGTTTATTTATTAAATAAATCAGGACAGAAGATTTGGGACAAAATAACAACTGGGGAAGTCTATTATGTTACTATTACTCCAGATGGGAATTATATAACTGCAATTACTAAGAATTATAGCGTTTTTGTGTATGATAAAAATGGAAATCAAATTAACACATATAATTCAAGGGATAGGCTGGCTACCTCTTCTGTTTCCCCGGATGGATCTTTTATATTAGCTGGAACCAATGACAGTATTATTTTCATGCTCTCAAAGTCAGGGGATAGAGTATGGGAATATAAAACAGGGGGCAATGTACAGTCAATCTCTTTGACTCCTACAGCATCCTCTGTAGCTGCCGGCGCATTTGACAGCAAGGTCTATCTTTTTGACAAAAAAGGAACCTTACTATGGTCAAAACCTACAGCCGCTGCAACACATTTAGTTTCAATTAATAAAGATGGTTCTAAGATATTTGCAGCTGATTTAAACGATAATATTTATTTGTTCGATTCTTCAGGCAGGCAATTGTTTAAAAGAAACTTAAAAGACAAAGCAAATTCTGTTTCCATGACGCCTACCGGGGATTATATTGCTTTGAGTTCTCTAGACAGAGTCATAAGCTTGCTAGACGGCTCTGGGAAGTTATTGTGGAGCAAAGAAAATGAAAGTGCCATTAATTCACTATTCTTAACTTCAGATCGAAAATTGGTAGTAGGATCTAAAGATAATAAGATTTACTTCTATGATTTAAGCCCTTACATTGTTTCCGGAACAACACCCCCGACTACTCCAGATTCAACTCCTGCAGATGGAGGCCCAACTACAGTTCCTGATACAAAACCACCAGTAACAACAGATGATAACCCACCGCCTGAAACAGTACCAGATACAATACCAGCAACTTCTGGAAGTTTCCCATATATTTACATAGTCCCTATCGTGCTAGTGATTGCCGTAATTGCGGGCGTATTGTTCATGAAAAAAGGAAAGACACCTACCACCACCCCTAAATCAAATGTAGAAACCCCACCAAAAGAAGAGTCAAAATGCCCCTATTGTGGTTCACCTATTGAGAAAGGGGTTAAATTCTGTGGTGGTTGTGGAAACGATCTTCAAGAAAAAGTAGAATTAAAATGCCCTAACTGCGGAGCCTCTATTGGAAAAGATGGTAGTTTCTGCCCAGAATGTGGGCAAAAAATATAA
- a CDS encoding Fic family protein translates to MVYILRKNVNGEIYYYANHSVRIGGKVRTVSHYLGKGPFSQSEIESLVKQKSQMILLEADFLKIFSKRLEYKEHILPSSLINIIERLKEINRIMAPFNKSYFEKFEENLRLRYVHGSTAIEGNTLSLRDAQLILEEDTPAGNTLREMHEILNYKDLFKLMRGYNGDINLKLILKIHEILMKNIDDENAGTLRNIDISISGSDYDPTPFPVLEDELGYLIDWYKEKKMDMFPVELACQFHQKFVEIHPFIDGNGRVSRELLNFILIKNNYPRIVIPFERRGVYLRCIDIGNSGDLTPFIIFMSGLLIEDSFRPVDLFFKQLKEKIKEETYSTDISNELDITMRDYEGILEIIKGMEGRIENLNLNELRKGKWK, encoded by the coding sequence ATGGTTTATATACTTAGAAAGAATGTAAATGGGGAAATTTATTACTATGCTAATCATTCTGTACGTATAGGGGGCAAAGTAAGGACTGTTTCTCACTATCTTGGAAAAGGCCCATTTTCTCAGTCTGAAATAGAATCTTTAGTAAAACAAAAGTCCCAAATGATACTTTTAGAAGCAGATTTTCTGAAAATATTTTCTAAACGGTTAGAATATAAAGAACATATACTCCCATCTTCATTAATAAATATTATAGAACGATTAAAAGAAATCAATAGGATAATGGCACCTTTCAATAAAAGTTATTTTGAAAAATTTGAAGAGAATCTTAGATTGAGATATGTTCACGGATCAACTGCAATTGAGGGCAACACTCTGTCATTGAGAGATGCACAACTCATTCTGGAAGAGGACACACCAGCGGGGAATACTTTAAGAGAAATGCACGAAATATTAAACTATAAAGACCTTTTCAAATTAATGAGGGGATATAATGGAGATATAAACCTTAAGTTAATTCTTAAGATTCATGAAATCCTAATGAAAAATATTGATGACGAAAATGCTGGGACTCTTAGAAATATCGATATTTCTATATCTGGTTCTGATTACGATCCCACACCTTTTCCAGTATTAGAAGATGAACTAGGCTATCTGATAGATTGGTATAAAGAGAAAAAAATGGACATGTTTCCCGTTGAACTCGCTTGCCAGTTCCACCAAAAATTTGTTGAAATACATCCGTTTATTGATGGGAATGGTAGGGTGTCTAGAGAATTACTAAATTTCATATTAATTAAGAATAACTATCCACGGATTGTAATCCCATTTGAGAGAAGGGGGGTCTACCTTAGATGTATAGACATTGGAAATTCAGGAGATTTAACACCATTTATTATTTTCATGTCTGGGCTTTTGATTGAAGATTCATTTAGGCCTGTAGACCTATTTTTTAAACAGTTGAAAGAAAAAATAAAGGAAGAAACGTATTCGACTGACATCTCAAACGAATTAGACATCACCATGAGGGACTATGAGGGGATACTAGAAATAATTAAAGGAATGGAGGGAAGAATAGAAAATTTAAATTTGAATGAGTTAAGAAAAGGTAAATGGAAATAA
- the argG gene encoding argininosuccinate synthase, translated as MNKVAVAYSGGVDSCLCIELLKRVYHAKEIVAIMVDVGQGKEEIDIAFEKATILGIDPIVIDAKEEFVKKWIPMAIMANSDYMGYPVSTSMTRQLIANIVAVKGKELRCDALMEGSSGKGNDQYRMHNVFKLFAPELNVLVPVRDFDLTRKEEEKLCELWGIYVTEKVTGGDDKTLWCRSIASGAIDLDQELPDNLWMWARSLENTPNEPTIIDITFEKGAPVAINGKNIGLLELLTELNSIGGMHGIGKIDMFEEGIMNLKSREIYEAPGATILLKVHKDLEQMCLTKEEILFKKIVEQKWGYLVYHGGWFHPLKDSIDSYILKSQEHITGTYKVKLFKGNVEILKRESPSSLFAPEIRSIKVGGMDQRISKDAAKVMGLMYEVLAKRPR; from the coding sequence GTGAATAAAGTTGCAGTTGCATACTCTGGAGGAGTTGATTCTTGTTTATGTATAGAACTCCTAAAACGAGTATACCATGCAAAAGAGATTGTTGCTATAATGGTTGACGTTGGTCAAGGAAAAGAAGAGATTGATATAGCTTTTGAAAAGGCAACGATATTAGGTATAGACCCGATTGTTATAGATGCAAAAGAAGAGTTTGTAAAAAAATGGATACCGATGGCGATAATGGCAAACTCAGATTATATGGGCTATCCAGTGAGCACGTCGATGACGAGACAGCTTATTGCAAACATAGTGGCCGTAAAAGGAAAGGAGTTAAGGTGCGATGCATTAATGGAGGGTTCAAGCGGAAAAGGAAATGACCAATATAGGATGCACAATGTATTCAAGTTATTTGCCCCGGAACTCAATGTTTTGGTTCCTGTAAGGGATTTTGACCTTACAAGGAAAGAAGAAGAAAAGCTTTGTGAATTGTGGGGAATATACGTTACTGAAAAAGTAACGGGTGGAGATGATAAAACACTATGGTGCAGGTCCATTGCAAGTGGGGCTATTGATCTTGACCAAGAACTTCCAGACAATCTTTGGATGTGGGCAAGGTCTCTTGAAAATACCCCTAACGAGCCTACAATTATAGATATAACTTTTGAAAAGGGGGCACCAGTGGCCATAAATGGAAAAAACATTGGACTACTAGAGCTTTTGACTGAACTCAACAGTATAGGCGGAATGCATGGTATCGGCAAAATAGACATGTTTGAAGAAGGCATAATGAATCTCAAGAGTAGAGAAATATACGAAGCCCCTGGTGCAACAATACTCCTAAAAGTACACAAGGATTTAGAACAGATGTGCCTTACAAAGGAAGAAATCCTGTTTAAAAAGATTGTAGAACAAAAATGGGGTTACCTTGTATACCATGGAGGATGGTTCCATCCGTTAAAAGATTCTATTGATAGTTATATACTCAAAAGCCAGGAGCACATAACAGGAACTTACAAAGTAAAATTATTCAAGGGAAACGTAGAGATCCTAAAGAGAGAGTCACCTTCATCTTTATTTGCACCAGAAATTAGGTCCATAAAGGTCGGCGGAATGGACCAGAGGATTTCAAAGGATGCGGCAAAAGTAATGGGTCTTATGTACGAAGTTTTAGCCAAAAGGCCCAGATAA